One Mixophyes fleayi isolate aMixFle1 unplaced genomic scaffold, aMixFle1.hap1 Scaffold_3740, whole genome shotgun sequence genomic window, ATACCAAAGTCTGCTGTGATCCTAGTCAAATGCCACACATGCCTCAATCTTTCTGCATGGCTCACAGACACACCAGAGGCTTTTGTGAGTAGTGGATGGAGAGTTGCAACAGATAACTTCTCTAAAGTAGACAATAGGCTACAACCCTGTGACACATATATATCTTTCATGACTTCATTTATAAAAGGTTTAAGGAAATCTATCAAATATACGTTACATGGCTGCACcgccattggactctggagcagtgggaACACATTCTCTGGAGTGAAGAATCACGCTCCAGCATCTGGCAGTCTGATGAAAGAATCTGGGTTTggaggatgccaggagaacgcttCCTGCCTGAAtgtgtactgccaactgtaaaatTTTGTTGAGGAAGAAAAATGGTCTGTGGCACTTTTCATGATTTGGCCTGGGCCCCTTAGTGCCAGTCAAGGGAAATCTGAatactacagcatacaatgaaaTTCGAGAGAATTCTGtgcttctaactttgtggcaacagttttgaGACAGCCCTTTCCTGTTCTGCATGACAATGCCACCTTGCAGAAACAGAggccataaaaaacaaaaactaaaacaaaacaaaaataaaaaaggtctTTGGAGATTGTTGGGGAAGAACGTGACTGACCtgaacagagccctgacctcatccCAACTGATCACCTCCGGGATGATTTGGAGCATTGACTGCCTTATGgcccaacctcactaatgctGTTGTGGTTGAATGGATGGGAATCCCCTCATCCATTTTCCAAATTATAATGGAAAGCCTTCTCCAAAGAGTAGAGGCCGTTATAGTAGCAAAAGTCATTGTTTTGGCAGGAGATGTTCAACAAGTACAAATAAAAGTGATGCTCAGGTGTCCACATATTTTTggctatgtaatatatattttaaagtctaGAAAAAATACACACTTAGGGTACTTTTTTCTCTCATTAGGAATATTTTGATTATGTAGGAACGCCCATTGACCATAGCGGCAGGGACAGCatggagaaagaaggagaaaaacCACAGATATGTAATGCACCCAAGTATTCTAAATAAAATGCACTGTGTGTTAAGCTAAATATATAGTTTTAGAttgaaaggggaaaaaaatactgcaaagtttaattaaaacattttttatacaactaattttaaataaaagtttcATATAACGTAATAGGCTTTTTTTTAGATAGATATCTACTAAGGTAGTCTATGAATCCTTAGACTGACATATTAGCTTAACTTCAGATAGAAATATTTACCTTATATAAAATTGTTCAGTTTGTTGCCATGGCGACTATGACTTAAAATTTAACACTGAAACCATGGGTTCCATTTATAGCTACATCGTTATGACAACATTTAGATGTTGCATCTCTCTTATTCAAATCTGACAGATCTAATACGTCAATTTAGATAACCCATCATTAATTTGtgtgttttgttgtattttttatgcAGTGTGATTGAATGCATACACAGTTAGATAATAGGGCACTATAATAGACAGCTGATTAAAACTCATCTTTAATCCAACCAGTATGTGGCCTTTACTTTCAAGGCAATGCCAAACAAGTTGCATTAATACGTTTTCTAAATACATACAGTCCTATATAAAAAGCAGTGCTACTGTGAGGCAAGGCTCAGTACCTGGAAGAATTCTGCTGTTCCAGTATGCGTTGCTGAGTTTCCCAGTTCAACTTCTCTTCCTCAAACTGACGCCGCTTTTCTTCCAACTCTTTGTGCTGAGCCTCAAGGTTCTTTTTCATCTGCTCATGACGTCGTTGGAGCTGAGAAAACAGATGCATTACATATGTAAATGGCCATGTATTGTAGCCtcaaaatattacataaaaagcaacaaaaaaattaaTCTAGATGCTTAATAGTGTTAAAAATGCgcaaaacacccccccccccccccgttccctGCTTCTTTCCTAGCCCTCCCTTCTAgtataaaattttaaaataagaggagacatcttgttgtcttaaaatagtctgtttttatttattctttcctatgctgtttcctcttgtaacaagtaaaaagtttataaaaatgtgcaaaacaaaaatccATGCAAGTTTTATTTCCTTATAAACAGTTATTAGAAACATTCTAATTATACTCACATTTTTACAACATTATGAATGGACCATCTATTaaattcccccccctcccctccaccacCCAAAAAATATGTCATTACTTCTGCTTCCGAATCCTTGAGCTTCTGCACTTTTTCTTTAACTTTCATCTCAAACACTTGTTCCATTTCCATCTCCATTTTCTTCATCTTTGCCACATGttcccttctctcttcttccATCTGAGCAAGGGGGCTCCTAGAACATATGAAACGCGGTTACTTAGCATTAACGGAGATCATGGGCAAATAATagacaatacaaaaataatagttttgaaatactgaaagaaaaaatgattgtGAATGGAATGGCGATGTATTTGTAGACTGTTTCAGCCGACTTCAGGGATTACCAATGAGAGACAAACTAAACGGTTTCTAAATAAGATCAGCACAGCACtacagtataaaatataatacacaatCCATATCAGGTGCTCATTATAATGTACTTCTCAGTTATAAAGAGTAAAGCCGGAGAAGGCCAGTTCATAGACCTAGTAGGTAGTAACTCAACAAGTTAGCAGTGGTGTGGGTCTTATTATGAAATGGACATTTTCCATTACAGATACATATCTTCATAATTATTTCTCTATAAATGCAACTGCTTCTGGGACAGAGAGTTAAAACCTTAATTAAGGAGAAATAAAGATGCATACAATCTGGTTCTGGCCCATCACATCCCTGATATGGGTTTATACAATATGATGATAGATATTGTCCCTAAAGTTCTAAGCTATCTGAAACAACAGGGTAAATAACATAAATGTGACCTATGTTTAAAACGATTACAGCCAATTTATTGCTGTTATTTAAAGATGCtcatttttaatgtatgtttaatgtaatgtatgagtatgtttattacaatttttttaccaTTTGCAAATCAGGACAAATAATCCTGTAGTACTTGTGTTGACATCAAACAgtttaggcatatatatatatatatatatatatatatatatatatatatatatatatatatatatatatatatatatatatatatatatacatatatatatatatatatacacatatatacacatatatacacatatatacacatatatatatatatatacacacatatatacacatatatacacatatatacacatatatatacatatatatacatatatatacatatatatacatatatatacatatatatacatatatatacatatatatttaataattttaaatgatTCCATGTAGATCTCAATATACAGTGATGGTCACATTCAAATGTTTTTCTCCTTAAGGACGAGTCATATTCACCATTAGACTAGCTGATTTAAGAACACATGattccaaatatttaaaatgcttaatattttttgctgtattatataatgtaaatCTCAATTTGTtaaagctaaaacaaaaaaaaaaccctagctgcaaaaaaaaaacccaaaacctaaaGTGAAGTCAGGGATTCATTTTAACAAATACAgagccttgaaaaaaaaaaactattaagccGACATTGTTGGATAATATTGGACATATTAAAAATATGAGTTAACTGCTAAGGAGCGAGAACTTTTTTAAAATCTCATAATGGAAACtctaatgtttatttttgttctaCGACATGCTATATAGAATAACCTAGTGTTTTATCTATTTGATGGTATATAAACGTATACAGAAACTATAGAAAGCTTGCTTCTGAAGACAAGCACTTGTCATGGCTCATTAAATATGTCCCCAAACAGATCTGATACTCACAAATGAATGTTCCAAAACCCTTCATTACAGATATCACTAACAATTTATATACAATTACTTGATCTCTTATCCTGTAACAGACTTCCAACAACAAAACAGGCAAAACAAATGATCTCTGCTGCACTGCAATACTGGCATGTACAATGACAAGCTCATCATCTAAGTACAGTTACTATAAGGAATATtactaaacaatttaatgaagaGCATTGTACATCTAGGAGCAGTGTGGGGAAAAACAAGGGTCCTTTTTAAACGTCTTTTACAAAATTGTAGCCACATTATAGAAAAAACCCAAACCGGAAAACCTTAAAtcctttttaaaagaaaaa contains:
- the LOC142133263 gene encoding septin-7-like isoform X1, which translates into the protein MLIRTHMQDLKDVTNNVHYENYRSRKLAAVTYNGVDNNKNKGQLTKLDTVEGMSPLAQMEEERREHVAKMKKMEMEMEQVFEMKVKEKVQKLKDSEAELQRRHEQMKKNLEAQHKELEEKRRQFEEEKLNWETQQRILEQQNSSRTLEKNKKKGKIF
- the LOC142133263 gene encoding septin-7-like isoform X2, producing the protein MLIRTHMQDLKDVTNNVHYENYRSRKLAAVTYNGVDNNKNKGQLTKSPLAQMEEERREHVAKMKKMEMEMEQVFEMKVKEKVQKLKDSEAELQRRHEQMKKNLEAQHKELEEKRRQFEEEKLNWETQQRILEQQNSSRTLEKNKKKGKIF